The proteins below are encoded in one region of Triticum aestivum cultivar Chinese Spring chromosome 1B, IWGSC CS RefSeq v2.1, whole genome shotgun sequence:
- the LOC123141536 gene encoding tubulin alpha chain-like isoform X1: MRECISIHIGQAGIQVGNACWELYCLEHGIQPDGQMPGDKTVGGGDDAFNTFFSETGAGKHVPRAVFVDLEPTVIDEVRTGAYRQLFHPEQLISGKEDAANNFARGHYTIGKEIVDLCLDRIRKLSDNCTGLQGFLVFNAVGGGTGSGLGSLLLERLSVDYGKKSKLGFTVYPSPQVSTSVVEPYNSVLSTHSLLEHTDVSILLDNEAIYDICRRSLDIERPTYTNLNRLVSQVISSLTASLRFDGALNVDVNEFQTNLVPYPRIHFMLSSYAPVISAEKAYHEQLSVAEITNSAFEPSSMMAKCDPRHGKYMACCLMYRGDVVPKDVNAAVATIKTKRTIQFVDWCPTGFKCGINYQPPGVVPGGDLAKVQRAVCMISNSTSVVEVFSRIDHKFDLMYAKRAFVHWYVGEGMEEGEFSEAREDLAALEKDYEEVGAEFDEGEDGDEGDEY; this comes from the exons ATGAGGGAGTGCATCTCGATCCACATCGGCCAGGCCGGCATCCAGGTCGGGAACGCGTGCTGGGAGCTCTACTGCCTCGAGCATGGCATTCAG CCTGATGGCCAGATGCCCGGTGACAAGACCGTTGGGGGAGGTGATGATGCTTTCAACACCTTCTTCAGCGAGACTGGTGCTGGGAAGCACGTCCCCCGTGCTGTCTTCGTAGATCTCGAGCCCACTGTGATTGATGAGGTGAGGACTGGCGCTTACCGCCAGCTCTTCCACCCTGAGCAGCTTATCAGTGGCAAGGAGGATGCAGCCAACAACTTCGCCCGTGGTCATTACACCA TTGGCAAGGAGATTGTTGATCTCTGCCTTGATCGTATCAGGAAGCTTTCAGACAACTGCACTGGTCTGCAGGGATTCCTTGTCTTCAACGCTGTTGGAGGTGGAACTGGCTCTGGCCTTGGTTCGCTTCTCCTGGAGCGTCTCTCTGTTGACTATGGAAAGAAGTCCAAGCTTGGGTTCACAGTTTACCCATCTCCCCAGGTCTCCACTTCTGTTGTTGAGCCATACAACAGTGTCCTGTCCACCCACTCACTCCTTGAGCACACCGATGTCTCTATCCTTCTTGACAATGAGGCCATCTATGACATCTGCCGCCGCTCCCTTGACATTGAGCGCCCAACATACACCAACCTCAACAGGCTTGTTTCTCAG GTCATTTCATCATTGACTGCTTCCCTGAGGTTTGATGGTGCTCTGAATGTTGATGTCAACGAGTTCCAGACCAACCTGGTGCCCTACCCGAGGATCCACTTCATGCTTTCCTCCTATGCCCCAGTGATCTCAGCCGAGAAGGCCTACCATGAGCAGCTGTCTGTTGCTGAGATCACCAACAGCGCCTTTGAGCCTTCCTCCATGATGGCCAAGTGTGACCCCCGCCACGGCAAGTACATGGCCTGCTGCCTCATGTACCGTGGTGATGTTGTGCCCAAGGATGTCAACGCTGCTGTGGCCACCATCAAGACCAAGCGCACTATCCAGTTTGTTGACTGGTGCCCCACTGGCTTCAAGTGTGGTATCAACTACCAGCCACCTGGTGTTGTCCCAGGCGGTGACCTTGCCAAGGTCCAGAGGGCTGTGTGCATGATCTCCAACTCCACCAGTGTCGTCGAGGTCTTCTCCCGCATCGACCACAAGTTTGACCTGATGTACGCCAAGCGCGCCTTCGTCCACTGGTACGTGGGTGAGGGCATGGAGGAGGGAGAGTTCTCTGAGGCCCGTGAGGATCTTGCTGCCCTGGAGAAGGACTATGAAGAAGTTGGTGCTGAGTTTGACGAGGGTGAGGACGGTGACGAGGGCGACGAGTACTAG
- the LOC123141536 gene encoding tubulin alpha-2 chain isoform X2 yields the protein MRECISIHIGQAGIQVGNACWELYCLEHGIQPDGQMPGDKTVGGGDDAFNTFFSETGAGKHVPRAVFVDLEPTVIDEVRTGAYRQLFHPEQLISGKEDAANNFARGHYTIGKEIVDLCLDRIRKLSDNCTGLQGFLVFNAVGGGTGSGLGSLLLERLSVDYGKKSKLGFTVYPSPQVSTSVVEPYNSVLSTHSLLEHTDVSILLDNEAIYDICRRSLDIERPTYTNLNRLVSQVISSLTASLRFDGALNVDVNEFQTNLVPYPRIHFMLSSYAPVISAEKAYHEQLSVAEITNSAFEPSSMMAKCDPRHGKYMACCLMYRGDVVPKDVNAAVATIKTKRTIQFVDWCPTGFKCGINYQPPGVVPGGDLAKVQRAVCMISNSTSVVEVFSRIDHKESSLRPVRILLPWRRTMKKLVLSLTRVRTVTRATSTRACLLVLSQGMLLQSYDLPEWLYLLSVCLNICFVVFVLQPVVL from the exons ATGAGGGAGTGCATCTCGATCCACATCGGCCAGGCCGGCATCCAGGTCGGGAACGCGTGCTGGGAGCTCTACTGCCTCGAGCATGGCATTCAG CCTGATGGCCAGATGCCCGGTGACAAGACCGTTGGGGGAGGTGATGATGCTTTCAACACCTTCTTCAGCGAGACTGGTGCTGGGAAGCACGTCCCCCGTGCTGTCTTCGTAGATCTCGAGCCCACTGTGATTGATGAGGTGAGGACTGGCGCTTACCGCCAGCTCTTCCACCCTGAGCAGCTTATCAGTGGCAAGGAGGATGCAGCCAACAACTTCGCCCGTGGTCATTACACCA TTGGCAAGGAGATTGTTGATCTCTGCCTTGATCGTATCAGGAAGCTTTCAGACAACTGCACTGGTCTGCAGGGATTCCTTGTCTTCAACGCTGTTGGAGGTGGAACTGGCTCTGGCCTTGGTTCGCTTCTCCTGGAGCGTCTCTCTGTTGACTATGGAAAGAAGTCCAAGCTTGGGTTCACAGTTTACCCATCTCCCCAGGTCTCCACTTCTGTTGTTGAGCCATACAACAGTGTCCTGTCCACCCACTCACTCCTTGAGCACACCGATGTCTCTATCCTTCTTGACAATGAGGCCATCTATGACATCTGCCGCCGCTCCCTTGACATTGAGCGCCCAACATACACCAACCTCAACAGGCTTGTTTCTCAG GTCATTTCATCATTGACTGCTTCCCTGAGGTTTGATGGTGCTCTGAATGTTGATGTCAACGAGTTCCAGACCAACCTGGTGCCCTACCCGAGGATCCACTTCATGCTTTCCTCCTATGCCCCAGTGATCTCAGCCGAGAAGGCCTACCATGAGCAGCTGTCTGTTGCTGAGATCACCAACAGCGCCTTTGAGCCTTCCTCCATGATGGCCAAGTGTGACCCCCGCCACGGCAAGTACATGGCCTGCTGCCTCATGTACCGTGGTGATGTTGTGCCCAAGGATGTCAACGCTGCTGTGGCCACCATCAAGACCAAGCGCACTATCCAGTTTGTTGACTGGTGCCCCACTGGCTTCAAGTGTGGTATCAACTACCAGCCACCTGGTGTTGTCCCAGGCGGTGACCTTGCCAAGGTCCAGAGGGCTGTGTGCATGATCTCCAACTCCACCAGTGTCGTCGAGGTCTTCTCCCGCATCGACCACAA GGAGAGTTCTCTGAGGCCCGTGAGGATCTTGCTGCCCTGGAGAAGGACTATGAAGAAGTTGGTGCTGAGTTTGACGAGGGTGAGGACGGTGACGAGGGCGACGAGTACTAGAGCCTGCCTCCTGGTGCTTTCCCAAGGCATGCTGCTGCAATCCTATGATCTGCCCGAGTGGCTTTATCTGTTATCTGTCTGTTTGAACATTTGCTTTGTGGTGTTTGTTTTACAACCTGTTGTGTTGTAA